The Haloprofundus salinisoli region TCCTGCTTGCTGCGGAGCGCCTCGATGGCACCGTCGCGCTCCTGTTCGGCCGCGTAGTTGCCGCCGAGGCTGACGACGACTTCGTCGATATCCTGAACTTCCGCACGGACGTACGCGCCGCCGCCGAGCGGGACCTGGACCGTCGAATCGGTTTCGAGCGTCTCCAGCGCCTCGATGGCCTCGTCCATCTCGGTCTTTTCCTGTTCGAGGTCTGAGACGTCTGCTTCCAGCTCCTCGATCTCCTCGTCGATGGCCTGCAGTTCCTGTGAGAGCTGCTGAAGTTGCTGCTGTCCGCCGCCGCCGCCCATCATCGTTCGGACACCTCGTCGAGTTCGATCTGCATGCGCTTGAGACCGTGCTCGCTGCCGAACCGCGAGAGTGCGTAC contains the following coding sequences:
- the pfdA gene encoding prefoldin subunit alpha; translation: MGGGGGQQQLQQLSQELQAIDEEIEELEADVSDLEQEKTEMDEAIEALETLETDSTVQVPLGGGAYVRAEVQDIDEVVVSLGGNYAAEQERDGAIEALRSKQDAVDERIAGVEGEIRDLEDESGEIEQQAQELQQRLQQQQMQQMQQMQQEEGDDQ